Part of the Synergistaceae bacterium genome is shown below.
GCAAGAAAGTCGTTTTGTGTCTGCGATTTATCAAAAGTATCTGTGTCTGACCAGTCGATGATGCGCACAGGACAGTTAACCTCACCGGTTTCCTCATTATCAGCGGATAAGCCCTCCACGATGCGGTCAAATATTTCAATGTTGTTTTCCAGTAGTTTATCCATTGGGTATAGATAGTTCTGTAACTGGACGCATAGGTCTTCAATCTGTGTATTGTTTAGCCACGGATTGAGACGCGCCAACGCAGCCTTCAGTTTTTTTACGATAATGACTTCCGCAAGGGATGCGCGAAAACTCTTCTCAGGGTCGTGCTTGTCGCTGTCATCGAGTGCCAGCACATCCCAACCCAGGGACCCAAGTTGCTGAAGCAACGGTTCTTCCACATATTTTAATTCTGTTGGTCTGCCTGACATATTTTTGCCCTCCTTCTTATAGTAAAGCATCCACACTGACGGTGTTCGTCAGCAGGTCTTGCATCAAGCCCTGCTTGATGTCTTGCAGTTTAGCAAGGTAGTTACGTTCAGTTTGTATTTTCTGGTCTACGGCGGAAATTTGCTTCGCCACTCGATTCTGTTCTTCAATAGACGGCATAGTAATACTTACCTTCTTTAACTCCGTCGAGTTAATAGCTGGGTAGCTCGAACCAGTACACTTTGCGATAACACTCCTAAGAACACTTCCTGTATGAAGCGCGTAGTAAATGAATTTTGGATTCTGTGATGTTCGTATTTGCGCATAGCCTGTTGATGCTACTGAGGGTAGGTCAAACTCTTGTTCAAAGAAGTAGTTGTTCTGCTGATATGGTCTGACCGTTTGGAACAAAATATCGTAAGGTTTTAGCAATCTCTGAGCTCTTGAGGGAGCATTAATTCTTTCAAAAATGTCTTGCTTCAAGAGTTCTCCAGAAATAACACTTTCCAAATCAATGTAGTAAAAGCGGCGCGGTAATGATGATGTCCTCGGATTAATGTCAAAATATCTATTGTCGCCTAAAAGTACTTCATCGCCGTTCCCCAACAAATCCTGCATCATACCTGCCTTGATATTCTTGTACTTCTCAATCAGAGCACGGGTCTTGTCGATGGC
Proteins encoded:
- a CDS encoding restriction endonuclease subunit S, translating into MQDLLGNGDEVLLGDNRYFDINPRTSSLPRRFYYIDLESVISGELLKQDIFERINAPSRAQRLLKPYDILFQTVRPYQQNNYFFEQEFDLPSVASTGYAQIRTSQNPKFIYYALHTGSVLRSVIAKCTGSSYPAINSTELKKVSITMPSIEEQNRVAKQISAVDQKIQTERNYLAKLQDIKQGLMQDLLTNTVSVDALL